In Paludibaculum fermentans, the genomic stretch CCAGTACGGTATCAGCCGCGAGGATCAGGACGCGTTCTCCTATCGCTCGCACCAGAACGCACTGCGCGCCCAGCAGGAAGGGCGGTTCGACGACGAACTGGTGCCAGTGAGTGGTCTGGCGAAGGACGAAGGCCCGCGCGCCGACACCTCGCTGGAGGCGCTGGCGAAGCTCAAGCCGGTCTTCCACGCGCGGGGTTCGGTGACCGCCGGTAATGCGTCCCAGACCTCGGACGGCGCGGCAGGTGCGCTCGTCATGTCGGAAGCCAAGGCACGCGAACTTGGGCTGAAACCGATGGCCCGGTTCGTCTCCTTCGCGGTGGCGGGCTGTGCGCCCGAGGTGATGGGTATAGGTCCTGTGTACGCCATCCCGAAGGCACTGAAGCGGGCCGGCCTGCGACTCGAAGACATCGATGTGATTGAATTGAACGAAGCATTCGCGGTGCAGGCCCTGGCGGTGATGCGGGAAGCGGGCTTGGATCCGGATCGGGTCAATGTGAATGGCGGGGCTGTTGCACTGGGCCATCCCCTGGGCTGCACCGGTGCAAAGCTGACGGCCACGATCCTGCGGGAAATGAAACGCCGTGGCGCGCGCTACGGCATGGTGACTATGTGTATCGGGGGCGGCCAAGGCGCCGCGGGCATTCTGGAGAACATGCAATGAGCACCATCGCACCAACTACGCCCACATTGAAGGGCGGCGAGTTTCTCATCCGGTCAGTGGACGCCCGGGAGATTTTCACACCCGAGGACTTCACCGAAGAGCATCGGGCCATCGCCAGGACAACCGATGAATTCTGGAACAAAGAGGTGGTGCCGAACCTGGAGGCGATCCAGCACCAGGATCATGAGGCAGCGGCGCGGGTCCTGAAGAAATCGGCCGAACTGGGCCTCACGGCTGTAGTGGTGCCCGAATCCTACGGCGGCATGGAGATGGACCTCATCTCCGCGATGATCGTCGCCGAAGGTTTGGCCAGGGACGGCTCCTACGCCGGCTGGCACGGCGCTCATGCCGGCATCGGCACACTGCCGCTGCTGCTCTTCGGCACGGAGGACCAGAAGCAGAAATACCTGCCAAAGCTCACTTCCGGCGAGTGGATCGGCGCCTATGCGCTGACAGAGCCGCATGCGGGTTCGGATGCCCTGGCCGCCAAGACCCGGGCCGATCTTTCGGAAGACGGCTCGCACTACGTGCTCAACGGCTCGAAGATGTGGATCACGAACGCCGGCAAGGCCGACCTGTTCACCGTCTTCGCCAAGGTGAATGGCGAGCAGTTCACGGCATTCCTGGTCGAGCGCAACGTCGCCGGGCTCACGGTGGGGCAGGAAGAGAAGAAGATGGGCATCAAAGGCTCATCCACGTGCGCCGTCTACTTCGACAATGTGCGCGTGCCGGCTTCCAATCTGCTGGGTGAGACCGGCCGCGGGCACATCATTGCCTTCAACATCCTCAACCTCGGACGCCTGAAGCTCGGCCCGTTCGCTGTCGGCGGTTCGAAGAATGTCATCCAGTCGTGCATCAAGTACGCCAAGGAGCGCAATGCGTTCGGCGGACCCATCGCCCGCTTTGGGGTCATTCAGTACAAGCTGGCCGAGATGATGATCCGCACGTTCGCCGCCGAGACGATGAGCTACCGCGTGGCCGGAGAAGTCGAGCGTCACGGTGATGTCCTCAAGGGCGCTGAAGAATTCGCCATCGAGTGCAGCTATGTGAAGGTCTTCGCTTCGGAAGTTCTCGACTACGTGGTCGATGAGGGCGTGCAGATCCACGGCGGTTACGGTTATCACCAGGACTACATGGTGGAGCGTGCCTATCGTGACTCCCGCATCAATCGCATCTTTGAAGGCACAAACGAGATCAACCGCCTGCTGGCCACGGGCATGTTGTTGAAGCGGGCCATGCGCGGACAACTTCCACTGGTGGCCGCCGTCAAGCAGGTGCAGGACGAATTGCTTTCGCCCTCGCTTTCTGCCGGAGCGCCGGACCTCGTGGCGAACGCCCGCAAGATCACGCTCATCGCGCTGGGCGTCGCCTTCCAGCGCTTCCGCGAAAAGCTCGACGAGCAGCAGGAAGTCGTCGCCGCGCTGACGGATTGTGCCATGAACACCTTCGCCATGGAGAGCGTGGCGCTACGCTGCGAACGGCTGCAGTCCACCCCGAAGGCCGCTTTCGCCGCCGATGTGCGGGATGTGTTCCTGCGGGATGCCCTGAACACGGTGGAAGACAGCGCGCGCATGGTGCTCTCGGCAGCTTCCGAGGGCGATGCGCTGCGCACGAACATGGCCGTGCTCCGCCGCTTCGCCAAGTACGACCCCGTCGACTCCGTGACGGCCCGCCGGCGGTTGGCCACGCGGATGCTGGAAACCGGCCGGTACCTCTTCTAATGCGCCTTCTGATCCTTGTGGGCTTGCCTGCTTCCGGCAAGTCCACTTGGGCCCAGCAGAACGGCTTGCCCGTGCTTTCCTCCGACGCCGTGCGCGAGCTCCTCACTGGCGACCCCACCCATCAGGGCGTGAACCGCCTCGTCTTCCGCACCCTCCGGCAACTGGCCGCGGCCCGCGCGCAGGCCGGAATGCCGGTCACCTGCATCGACTCCACCGCGCTCACGGTGTGGGAACGGCGCTGCTGGGTTCGTTTCGCGCAGCTTCACCACTGCACGCCCGAGGTGATCTACTTCGACATCCCGTTGGAGGAGTGTAAGCGTCGCAATGCCGCGCGGACCCGCACCGTTCCTGACCATGTGATGGACTGGATGGCTGCGCGCCTGCAACAGCCCGCCGTGCTGGAAGGCTTCGAGCGGATCACGATTGTCCGCCAGGAACCGGGGCTTCCTGCCAGCTCTTCTGCATAAGCAGCCAGATGCCCGCCGGCACCAGCCCCAGGCAGCCGCTGATGAGGGCAACCGTGCGCACGGAGAGACCCAGGTCGACGGCCTGCGAAGCCAGGAAGCTCATGCAGCTCATCACCAGGAACAAGCCGCTGAAGTCCGCTGAGAAGACGCGGCCCCGGTAACGGTCTTCCGTCATCCCCTGCAGCATTGTCGTGGAGAAGACCCAGGCGATGGAAGTGCCCGCATGGCCCAGCGCCACGGCCGCACACGCCAGCGCCAGTGTGGGTGCGGCGCTCAACAGGCAATAGGAAGCGGCCGCGATCAGGAATGCGAACAGGATGCCGGAGCGCATCCGCTTCTCACTGTTTCTGGCCCAGTAACCTGACGAAAACGAGCCGATCAGCGACCCGATCCCCCGCGCGCCCAGCAGCAGGCTCATGCTCAGGGTGCCGCCGCGCGCCAGGTCGGCGCCGTGGCTGGTCATCGGAAAGACGCGCTCTCCATAAATAGGCAGGATCACCCAGTGCGCGCCCAGCAGGCCCATGCCCGCTTTGACCATCAGTGTCGCCGTTAGCCGCCTATCGCGCCGGATATACCGGATGCCCTCCATCACTGGAGTGAAGTCGATCATGTCCTTCAGGCAAAAGGCCGGCAGGTGCGCCGCATGAGTCTCCTTCACCTTCATGGCTGCCAGTAGCAGTGCGGAGACGACGAACGACAGCGCGTTCACGGCGAACAGAACATCCCGCCCGAATTTGTAGGCAAGCAGGCCGCCCAGTCCGCTGCCAATGGCGAAGTTGATGGCCCACGTGGTGGACGAGAGCGCGTTGGCGACCATGACTTCTCCCTCGTCCCGTGCAATGTTCGGGACGATGGCGCTGCGGCCGGGCTCGAACAGCGCCCACATGATGGTCTCCAGGAACAGCAGGATCCACACCAGCCACACCATGCTGGCCGACTTCACGAACACCATCGCCAGTACGATGAAGAACCGGCAGCAATCGGCGAAGATCATGATGGTGCGGCGGTTCAGCCGGTCGTTCAGCACCCCGGCCGTGGGCGCCATGAATACCTGCGGCAGCAGTTGCAGTACCACGGCGAAGCCCACTGATTTGGCCTCGCCCGTGAGTTCGAGCAGCAGGCTGTAGATGGCGACCGCATACAGCCAATCGCCCATCTCGCTCACCACCTGGGCGAACCACAGCAGGCGGAAATTGCGGTTCTCCCGCAGAATCCGGCCGTAGGCCGCGAGCGAGTACGATCTGGCTTCGCCCGCGCTCATGGCCGCGCTAGTCCGTGTAGATGCCCATGCGCTGTTTCACCAGGCGCACGGTATCGTTGGCGACCGGCGCAACGCGCTCGGCGGCCTCTCGCAGGACACCCTTCAGATAGGCGGGGTCGGCGGTAATCTCCTTGTAGCGCTGCTGGATCGGCTCCAGGCCGGCCACCACGGCCTCGGCCACGGTCTTCTTGAGGTCGCCGTACCGCAACCCGGCAAAGTGGTTCCTGATCTGATCGTCCGTCCAGCCAGTAAAAGACTGGTGGATGGCCAGCAGATTGGCGACGCCTGCTCCCATGTTGTCGAAATCGACCCCGGTGCCGGAATCGGTGGTGGCCCGCATGAGCTTCTTCCGGATCACGGAGGGCTCGTCCAACAGCGCGATCGCATGGCCGGAGCCGGTCTCCGACTTGCTCATCTTCTTCGTGGGGTCGTCCAGGCCCATGATGCGCGCGCCGACGCTGGGCAGTTTCGTCTCCGGCATCACAAAGGTGTCGCCATACTGCGCATTGAAGCGCTGCGCCAGGTCGCGGGTCAGTTCCAGGTGCTGGGACTGATCGTCGCCCACCGGCACCGCATTCGCTTTATAGAGCAGGATGTCGGCCGCCATCAGTACCGGATACTGCAGCAGACCATCGCTGATGCTCTCCTGCTTCGCGGACTTATCCTTGTACTGGGTCATCCGCTCCAGCCAGCCGATCGGCGTCACGCAGGTGAGCAGCCAGCAAAGCTCGGCGTGGGCGGCCACCGTCGATTGCACGACGACCGAGGAAATCCTGGGATCGATGCCGGCCGCCAGGAAAATTGCCGCCGTCTGTTCGATCTTCCGGCGCAACTCCGCCGGCTCCTGATAGAGCGTGATCGCGTGCAGATCCACGATGCAAAACACGCATTCGTAGTCGTGCTGCATGCGGACCCAGTTCTTCAGGGCGCCCAGATAGTTTCCGATGTGGAGGCTTCCAGTGGGCTGGATTCCGGACAAGACTCGTGGTTTCATGCTGAACTGATAGAGAAGAGTAATTTTTATCGTAAGGGATGCGCATGGCTGAAGTGAAGATCGAGAAGTGGGTTTACGGCGGCTCGGGCCTCGGCCGCACAGACGGCCAAGTCACGCTTGTGCCGTTCGTGATGCCCGGCGAGCAAGTGCGCGTCGAGCCTGTCAAGCAAAAGACGGGCATGGTGGAAGGTCGCGCGGTTGAGTGGTTGGAACGCAGCGAGGCCCGGATTGAGCCCGCTTGCCCCTATTTTCAAAAATGCGGCGGGTGCCACTACCAGATGGCGCCCTATGACATGCAGGTCGCCCAGAAGGCGGAGATCCTGCGCGAAGTCCTGCGCCGCGTGGGCAAGATCGAGGCTCCCGAGAAGATCGAGACCATCAGTGCCGAGCCGTGGGGTTATCGCAATCGCAGCCAGTTCCACTTTGGCCCCCAACACTCGTTGGGGTTCAAGGCCTCCGGCAGCGATCGCGTCGTCGACGTGGACAAATGTCCCATCTCGGCTCCGCTGATCAACGATGCACTGAAGAAGCTGCGCGGCCTGCGCCGTGACAAGCACTTCCCCCGCTTTCTCAAGGAGATAGAGCTGTTCACCAATGGGGAACAAACCATGGTGAACGTGCTGTCGACGGAAGGCAGCCGCGGCGTCGCCAAGGGCTTCTTCGACTGGCTGGGCCTGCAGATTCCCGGCGCTTCAGAAGGCGCCTTGGAGTATGCGGCGGCCGGTGAGAAGTTCCGTGTCAGCCACAAGTCGTTCTTCCAGGTAAACCGCTTCCTGGCCGATGAAATGGTGAAGTGCGCGCTGGAAGGCGCAGAAGGCAAGACCGCGCTCGACCTCTATGCCGGCGTGGGTTTGTTCACCCTGCCTTTGGCCCGCCGGTTCGAGAAAGTCACCGGTGTCGAGAGCGACGGCTCGGCCGTGCGCGACCTCGAGTTCAACGCGGAACGCAGCGGCGTTAAGGCCAAGGCCCTCCGCCTGCAATCCGAGCAGTACCTGGAGAATCTGACGGCCACGCCCGACTTCGTCCTCGCCGACCCGCCCCGCAGCGGCCTGGGCAAGGCGGTCGTCAAGCACCTCGTGCGCCTGCTGCCCCCGCGCATCAGCCTTGTCTCGTGTGATCCAGCCACGCTGGCCCGCGACGCCGCCGTCCTGGTGGGCGCCGGCTACCGTTTCGAGAAGATGACCATGATCGATCTCTTCCCCCAGACCTATCACATTGAAACCATTGTCCTAATGGTTCGCTAGATAGTCCGGAATCCTGCGGCCGCCCGGGCTTCGGCTCAGGCGGCCGCATCGTTTCTAGAGCTCCAGTTTCCCGCCGACGAGCATCTCGGACAGTTTGAACTTCCGCTTCACTAGCATGGGGCCGACACTGGTGACAAACTCGACTTCCTTGTCGTCCAGGCTGATGGGATCTTCCTTGGAGAATAGGAAGTAAATGACCCGCGGACCATCCCCGGTGGGCATCAGCACATCTACCGGATGCAGCGGTTCGCGTCCCTTGCGGTTGAGTTGCGTTTGAGCTTTGAGCCGCGCCTTCATCTGCTCGGGATCGGGTCCGCGCCGTTGGCCGCCTTCCTGGCCGGCCTGCGGGGCGCCCGCCTGAAACTGCTGCTGCTCCATGCCCGGCCGGCGGCCTCCTCGCATGCCTCCGCCCATCATCGGCAAACCCTCCACGGCAATTACATAGTTCTTGCTCGGCTCCGCTAAAGTGGCCTTGGCCGTCTTCGCCTGGTCGGGCTCGGAGGTGGATTTGAGTTGGACCATCGCCTGGCGCACGGGCAGGGAACTCTGCCAGCGGACGACCGCTGACATGGCGGTGGGCGAGCCGCCCATACCGCCGCCGGGGCCGCCCATGCCGCCGCCGCCGGGTCCGCCCATTCCGCCCCCGCCACCCATTCCTCCTCCACCACCCATGCCGCCACCCCCGCCTCCGGGGCCGCCCATGCCCCCGCCTCCGGGTCCACCCATACCGCCACCACCGCTGGGCCGGCCCATGCCGCCCTCGCCGGTGTCGCCGACGCCGCCACCGAAGGTGACGTTGGCGTTCCGGGCCCATGGGGAATCCGTCAGCACCCGCCGGGCCTCTTTCTCCGTCCACTCGGTGTACGGTTTCTTCTCCCAAAAGTCGGCCGCAAACAGCAGGGCGGCCCCCGTGAGGAGGCCGCCGGTCACTGCTACGATTTTCAATCGCATGGTAATACCCTCGAACAGCGTTTAGAACGAAAGTCGCAACTGGAGGTCGATCCGGCGATTCCCGGCGCCGCCACCGCCGCCCATTCCACCTGGGCCAAAGCCGCCGCCAATGGAGTTGGATTCACCGAACAGCGGGGAGCTCAGGTTGCCGATGGGCGACCCATAGTTTACGTGGTTCAACAGGTTCCGCGCGGAAGCGGAAGCGGTCAGGCTGAACCGTTTGCCGGATGACGAATCGAACATGCCGCCGGGACCGCCAGGGCCGCCGCCACGCATGCCGCCGCCGCCACCGCCGCGCATTCCGCCACCGCCGCCACCCATCGGGCCCATGCCACCGCGCATCGGGCCGTCTCCGCCGGCCTGTGTCGTGGTGCCGGAGGTCCGTTCACCGAAGCCCCAGGTCCGGCTGGCCCGCAGGTTCACCGTGAACTGTGCCGGCCCGCGGCCGTAGTTGCGGGGAATCAGTACGTCGTTTTGGCCCGGTGTCAGGTTGAACACGCCGAAAGCGGTGCTCACGATGTTGGCGCCCGTGGCGCCCGCCGCCGCGAACGACGGACGGTCGTTGAACAGCGTGTCGCCATTGTTGTCGCGGCCGGTTGTGATGTTGAACGGTGAGCCGGAGCTCGCCATGATGAACGGATTGAACGAGATACCCCACTTGGCGCGGATCGAGCCGCCCAGCAT encodes the following:
- the trpS gene encoding tryptophan--tRNA ligase — encoded protein: MKPRVLSGIQPTGSLHIGNYLGALKNWVRMQHDYECVFCIVDLHAITLYQEPAELRRKIEQTAAIFLAAGIDPRISSVVVQSTVAAHAELCWLLTCVTPIGWLERMTQYKDKSAKQESISDGLLQYPVLMAADILLYKANAVPVGDDQSQHLELTRDLAQRFNAQYGDTFVMPETKLPSVGARIMGLDDPTKKMSKSETGSGHAIALLDEPSVIRKKLMRATTDSGTGVDFDNMGAGVANLLAIHQSFTGWTDDQIRNHFAGLRYGDLKKTVAEAVVAGLEPIQQRYKEITADPAYLKGVLREAAERVAPVANDTVRLVKQRMGIYTD
- a CDS encoding acyl-CoA dehydrogenase family protein; the protein is MSTIAPTTPTLKGGEFLIRSVDAREIFTPEDFTEEHRAIARTTDEFWNKEVVPNLEAIQHQDHEAAARVLKKSAELGLTAVVVPESYGGMEMDLISAMIVAEGLARDGSYAGWHGAHAGIGTLPLLLFGTEDQKQKYLPKLTSGEWIGAYALTEPHAGSDALAAKTRADLSEDGSHYVLNGSKMWITNAGKADLFTVFAKVNGEQFTAFLVERNVAGLTVGQEEKKMGIKGSSTCAVYFDNVRVPASNLLGETGRGHIIAFNILNLGRLKLGPFAVGGSKNVIQSCIKYAKERNAFGGPIARFGVIQYKLAEMMIRTFAAETMSYRVAGEVERHGDVLKGAEEFAIECSYVKVFASEVLDYVVDEGVQIHGGYGYHQDYMVERAYRDSRINRIFEGTNEINRLLATGMLLKRAMRGQLPLVAAVKQVQDELLSPSLSAGAPDLVANARKITLIALGVAFQRFREKLDEQQEVVAALTDCAMNTFAMESVALRCERLQSTPKAAFAADVRDVFLRDALNTVEDSARMVLSAASEGDALRTNMAVLRRFAKYDPVDSVTARRRLATRMLETGRYLF
- a CDS encoding AAA family ATPase gives rise to the protein MRLLILVGLPASGKSTWAQQNGLPVLSSDAVRELLTGDPTHQGVNRLVFRTLRQLAAARAQAGMPVTCIDSTALTVWERRCWVRFAQLHHCTPEVIYFDIPLEECKRRNAARTRTVPDHVMDWMAARLQQPAVLEGFERITIVRQEPGLPASSSA
- a CDS encoding class I SAM-dependent RNA methyltransferase, whose protein sequence is MAEVKIEKWVYGGSGLGRTDGQVTLVPFVMPGEQVRVEPVKQKTGMVEGRAVEWLERSEARIEPACPYFQKCGGCHYQMAPYDMQVAQKAEILREVLRRVGKIEAPEKIETISAEPWGYRNRSQFHFGPQHSLGFKASGSDRVVDVDKCPISAPLINDALKKLRGLRRDKHFPRFLKEIELFTNGEQTMVNVLSTEGSRGVAKGFFDWLGLQIPGASEGALEYAAAGEKFRVSHKSFFQVNRFLADEMVKCALEGAEGKTALDLYAGVGLFTLPLARRFEKVTGVESDGSAVRDLEFNAERSGVKAKALRLQSEQYLENLTATPDFVLADPPRSGLGKAVVKHLVRLLPPRISLVSCDPATLARDAAVLVGAGYRFEKMTMIDLFPQTYHIETIVLMVR
- a CDS encoding MFS transporter; translation: MSAGEARSYSLAAYGRILRENRNFRLLWFAQVVSEMGDWLYAVAIYSLLLELTGEAKSVGFAVVLQLLPQVFMAPTAGVLNDRLNRRTIMIFADCCRFFIVLAMVFVKSASMVWLVWILLFLETIMWALFEPGRSAIVPNIARDEGEVMVANALSSTTWAINFAIGSGLGGLLAYKFGRDVLFAVNALSFVVSALLLAAMKVKETHAAHLPAFCLKDMIDFTPVMEGIRYIRRDRRLTATLMVKAGMGLLGAHWVILPIYGERVFPMTSHGADLARGGTLSMSLLLGARGIGSLIGSFSSGYWARNSEKRMRSGILFAFLIAAASYCLLSAAPTLALACAAVALGHAGTSIAWVFSTTMLQGMTEDRYRGRVFSADFSGLFLVMSCMSFLASQAVDLGLSVRTVALISGCLGLVPAGIWLLMQKSWQEAPVPGGQS
- a CDS encoding thiolase family protein encodes the protein MTTPVIIDCLRTPAGKAPKGALRQMRPDDMAAAVFRALAARYPQVALESIDDVILGCAMPEGEQGMNVARIAALAAGLPVTVPAVTINRFCSSGLQAIAMAAEKITAGGADIVLAGGAESMSMVPMGGYKFAPNPRLALEWPEIYISMGLTAENLQRQYGISREDQDAFSYRSHQNALRAQQEGRFDDELVPVSGLAKDEGPRADTSLEALAKLKPVFHARGSVTAGNASQTSDGAAGALVMSEAKARELGLKPMARFVSFAVAGCAPEVMGIGPVYAIPKALKRAGLRLEDIDVIELNEAFAVQALAVMREAGLDPDRVNVNGGAVALGHPLGCTGAKLTATILREMKRRGARYGMVTMCIGGGQGAAGILENMQ